The Sorex araneus isolate mSorAra2 chromosome 5, mSorAra2.pri, whole genome shotgun sequence genome has a segment encoding these proteins:
- the SLC30A2 gene encoding proton-coupled zinc antiporter SLC30A2, which translates to MNLGGRCRQTARSTAFPGAARAARPEHEAAREARGLLPAGERAPPGFPGARGPLEVMEKKHLLDTGAGARSYSESLGPDGAGWVPLPQSVVDLQAIELASQSNHYCHAQKGAGSDCDPGKVRARRQLYVASAICLLFMIGEVIGGYLAHSLAVMTDAAHLLTDFASMLISLFSLWMSSRPATKTMNFGWQRAEILGALLSVLSIWVVTGVLVYLAVERLMSGDYEIQGGTMLITSGCAVAVNIIMGLTLHQCGHGHSHGHGHSHGSSQEQNPSVRAAFIHVIGDFLQSVGVLVAAYILYFKPEYKFVDPICTFLFSVLVLGTTLTILRDVILVLMEGTPKGVDFTAVRDLLLSVEGVEALHSLHIWALTVAQPVLSVHIAIAQDADAQAVLKAASTRLRGSFHFHTMTIQIEDYSEDMKDCQACQGPSD; encoded by the exons ATGAACCT CGGCGGGCGCTGCAGGCAGACGGCTCGGTCCACGGCGTTCCCGGGCGCAGCGCGCGCCGCGAGGCCGGAGCACGAGGCGGCGAGAGAGGCGCGCGGGCTCCTCCCAGCAGGTGAGCGCGCGCCGCCGGGCTTCCCCGGCGCGCGGGGCCCCTTGGAAGTCATGGAGAAGAAGCATCTGCTGGACACCGGGGCCGGAGCGAG GTCCTACTCTGAGTCTCTGGGTCCAgatggagcaggctgggtccctcTGCCCCAGTCTGTCGTGGATTTGCAGGCCATTGAACTGGCCTCTCAGAGCAACCATTACTGCCATGCCCAGAAGGGCGCTGGCAGTGACTGCGACCCTGGGAAGGTTCGAGCCCGCCGCCAGCTGTACGTGGCTTCTGccatctgcctgttgttcatgattggggaaGTCATTG GTGGGTACCTAGCACATAGCCTGGCGGTCATGACTGATGCAGCCCACCTGCTCACTGACTTTGCCAGCATGCTCATCAGCCTCTTCTCCCTCTGGATGTCCTCCCGGCCAGCCACTAAGACCATGAATTTTGGCTGGCAGCGAGCTG AGATCCTGGGAGCCCTACTCTCCGTGCTGTCCATCTGGGTGGTGACTGGAGTCCTGGTGTACCTGGCAGTGGAGCGGCTGATGTCCGGAGACTATGAGATTCAGGGTGGGACCATGCTCATCACGTCAGGCTGTGCGGTGGCTGTGAATATCAT AATGGGGTTGACTCTTCACCAGTGCGGTCATGGGCACAGCCATGGCCACGGGCACAGCCATGGCAGCAGCCAGGAGCAGAACCCCAGTGTCCGAGCGGCCTTTATTCATGTGATTGGAGATTTTCTGCAAAGCGTGGGCGTCCTGGTGGCAGCCTATATTTTGTACTTCAAG CCTGAGTACAAGTTTGTAGACCCCATCTGCACCTTCTTGTTCTCCGttctggtgctggggaccaccttGACCATCCTGAGAGACGTGATCCTGGTGCTGATGGAAG GGACCCCCAAGGGCGTGGACTTCACGGCGGTGCGGGATCTGTTGCTGTCAGTGGAGGGGGTGGAGGCCTTGCACAGCCTGCACATCTGGGCGCTCACAGTGGCCCAGCCTGTGCTTTCCGTCCACATTGCCATCG CTCAGGATGCAGATGCCCAGGCTGTGCTGAAGGCGGCTAGTACCCGGCTGCGAGGCAGCTTCCACTTTCACACCATGACCATCCAGATCGAAGACTACTCGGAGGACATGAAGGACTGTCAGGCCTGCCAAGGCCCCTCAGACTGA
- the EXTL1 gene encoding exostosin-like 1 isoform X1, with amino-acid sequence MRWRRTKSLWLVLSVSWFIVLLGVFPLLRLAVPGGPRLGPPADWPRWLDTDLLQAFSSPGESLEDAPRRPPTPHRDSCNWATCFDTSKCRGGGLKVHVSPSAGPISETHRRILASIEGSRYFTGSPAEACLHLLLSSGACAGETDPVPTQWNGGRNRLVLRLHPDPCPPTLQLGQAMVAQASPTVDTFRPGFDVALPLLPEAHPLRGGAPGQLRQHSPHPRMALLALAEEGGRWRPAGISSSACPWKGHCQQDPGSEQTHPGAALPNATFCLIPGHRPAALHFLHALQAGCIPVLLSPGWELPFSEVIDWTKAAIVADERLSLQVPSALQEMPPTRVLSLRQQTQLLWDAYFSSIEKVIYTTLEIIHDRILGASAHPSLLWNSPPGALLALPIFSTSPLDFPFYHLQQGSQPAGRFSALVWMGALSQPPLKLIQAVADSKHCAQVSERFLPYSAINTDAILSLDAHSTLSTSEVDFAFGVWQSFPERLVGFLTWSHFWDEARGGWDYTTEKANEFSMVSTSAAFYHRSLGWNRCPTVSTRRRQGSAACPWCPLASVWNQCSTRTRCPCCVRSIVTWRKPSRNWRRPQPCFQGSLLWSEGGTLRSWDIWQANQDTQLANTLRPYWPTGWRLSPFSIPAANRFPGTTARSCSSYLEGSLLPCEADFYLPFRSLPLLGTL; translated from the exons ATGCGCTGGCGGAGAACAAAGTCCCTCTGGCTGGTGCTGTCTGTCTCCTGGTTCATCGTCCTCCTGGGAGTCTTCCCCCTCCTCCGCCTGGCGGTGCCTGGTGGGCCTCGGCTGGGGCCCCCTGCAGACTGGCCCCGTTGGCTGGACACAGATCTCCTGCAGGCTTTCTCTTCACCCGGGGAGTCTCTGGAAGATGCCCCCAGACGTCCTCCCACACCGCATCGTGACAGCTGCAATTGGGCAACTTGCTTTGACACCTCCAAGTGCAGGGGTGGTGGCCTCAAGGTACATGTGTCCCCCTCGGCTGGTCCCATCTCTGAGACTCATCGCAGGATCCTGGCCTCCATTGAAGGCTCCCGCTACTTCACAGGAAGCCCGGCTGAGGCCTGCCTGCACCTCCTCCTCAGCTCGGGGGCGTGTGCTGGAGAGACCGATCCAGTGCCTACACAATGGAATGGAGGCAGGAACCGCCTGGTCCTCAGGCTGCACCCGGATCCCTGCCCCCCGACGCTCCAGCTGGGACAGGCGATGGTGGCCCAGGCCAGCCCCACCGTGGACACCTTCCGGCCCGGCTTCGATGTGGCCCTCCCGCTCCTACCTGAAGCCCACCCACTGCGAGGTGGGGCTCCTGGCCAGTTGCGGcagcacagcccccaccccaggatgGCTTTGCTGGCCCTggcagaggaagggggaaggtGGCGCCCTGCAGGCATCAGCTCCTCTGCCTGCCCCTGGAAAGGGCACTGTCAGCAGGACCCTGGATCAGAGCA GACCCACCCTGGGGCTGCGCTGCCCAATGCCACCTTCTGCCTCATTCCTGGCCACCGTCCTGCTGCCTTGCACTTCCTCCACGCCCTGCAG GCTGGCTGCATCCCTGTGCTGCTCAGCCCTGGCTGGGAGCTGCCCTTCTCCGAGGTCATCGACTGGACCAAGGCAGCCATCGTAGCTGATGAGAGACTCTCGCTTCAG GTCCCGAGTGCCCTCCAGGAGATGCCCCCCACCCGGGTCCTCTCACTGCGCCAGCAGACCCAGCTTCTGTGGGATGCCTACTTCTCCTCAATCGAGAAGGTCATCTATACCACATTGGAG ATTATTCATGATCGGATCTTGGGTGCCTCTGCTCACCCCTCATTGCTGTGGAACAGCCCTCCAGGggctctcctggccctgcccatCTTTTCTACAAGCCCCTTGGACTTCCCCTTCTACCACCTACAACAGG GCTCTCAGCCTGCAGGCAGATTCAGCGCCCTGGTCTGGATGGGGGCTCTAAGCCAGCCCCCCCTGAAGCTCATCCAGGCGGTGGCAGACTCCAAACACTGTGCCCAG GTCAGTGAGCGCTTCCTACCCTACAGTGCCATCAACACTGATGCCATCCTCAGCCTTGATGCCCACAGCACACTTTCCACAAGTGAG GTAGACTTCGCTTTCGGGGTATGGCAGAGCTTTCCAGAGCGGCTGGTGGGCTTTCTGACCTGGAGCCACTTCTGGGATGAGGCCCGGGGTGGCTGGGACTACACAACGGAGAAGGCCAATGAATTCTCCATGGTGAGCACCTCAGCTGCCTTCTACCACAG GAGCCTGGGCTGGAACCGCTGCCCAACTGTGTCAACCAGGCGGCGGCAGGGTTCGGCCGCATGCCCCTGGTGTCCTCTCGCCTCCGTCTGGAACCAGTGCTCTACAAGGACCCGGTGTCCGTGCTGCGTAAGAAGTATCGTGACCTGGAGAAAACCTAGTAGGAACTGGCGAAGACCCCAGCCTTGCTTCCAGGGTTCACTGCTCTGGTCTGAGGGTGGGACGCTCAGATCCTGGGACATCTGGCAAGCCAATCAGGACACCCAGTTGGCCAATACTCTACGTCCCTATTGGCCCACTGGGTGGAGGCTCAGTCCTTTCAGCATCCCTGCGGCTAATAGGTTTCCAGGTACAACTGCCCGCTCCTGTTCCTCCTACCTGGAGGGGTCTTTGCTTCCCTGTGAAGCTGATTTCTACTTGCCTTTCAGATCCCTGCCTCTTCTAGGGACTTTATGA
- the EXTL1 gene encoding exostosin-like 1 isoform X2: MRWRRTKSLWLVLSVSWFIVLLGVFPLLRLAVPGGPRLGPPADWPRWLDTDLLQAFSSPGESLEDAPRRPPTPHRDSCNWATCFDTSKCRGGGLKVHVSPSAGPISETHRRILASIEGSRYFTGSPAEACLHLLLSSGACAGETDPVPTQWNGGRNRLVLRLHPDPCPPTLQLGQAMVAQASPTVDTFRPGFDVALPLLPEAHPLRGGAPGQLRQHSPHPRMALLALAEEGGRWRPAGISSSACPWKGHCQQDPGSEQTHPGAALPNATFCLIPGHRPAALHFLHALQAGCIPVLLSPGWELPFSEVIDWTKAAIVADERLSLQVPSALQEMPPTRVLSLRQQTQLLWDAYFSSIEKVIYTTLEIIHDRILGASAHPSLLWNSPPGALLALPIFSTSPLDFPFYHLQQGSQPAGRFSALVWMGALSQPPLKLIQAVADSKHCAQILVFWSSEMPPPPRWPETAVPLTVINGPRKVSERFLPYSAINTDAILSLDAHSTLSTSEVDFAFGVWQSFPERLVGFLTWSHFWDEARGGWDYTTEKANEFSMVSTSAAFYHRYYHTLFTHSLPKALRTLADQEPSCVDVLMNFLVAEATKLPPIKVPYGRQLPPEARPLMEPGLEPLPNCVNQAAAGFGRMPLVSSRLRLEPVLYKDPVSVLRKKYRDLEKT; this comes from the exons ATGCGCTGGCGGAGAACAAAGTCCCTCTGGCTGGTGCTGTCTGTCTCCTGGTTCATCGTCCTCCTGGGAGTCTTCCCCCTCCTCCGCCTGGCGGTGCCTGGTGGGCCTCGGCTGGGGCCCCCTGCAGACTGGCCCCGTTGGCTGGACACAGATCTCCTGCAGGCTTTCTCTTCACCCGGGGAGTCTCTGGAAGATGCCCCCAGACGTCCTCCCACACCGCATCGTGACAGCTGCAATTGGGCAACTTGCTTTGACACCTCCAAGTGCAGGGGTGGTGGCCTCAAGGTACATGTGTCCCCCTCGGCTGGTCCCATCTCTGAGACTCATCGCAGGATCCTGGCCTCCATTGAAGGCTCCCGCTACTTCACAGGAAGCCCGGCTGAGGCCTGCCTGCACCTCCTCCTCAGCTCGGGGGCGTGTGCTGGAGAGACCGATCCAGTGCCTACACAATGGAATGGAGGCAGGAACCGCCTGGTCCTCAGGCTGCACCCGGATCCCTGCCCCCCGACGCTCCAGCTGGGACAGGCGATGGTGGCCCAGGCCAGCCCCACCGTGGACACCTTCCGGCCCGGCTTCGATGTGGCCCTCCCGCTCCTACCTGAAGCCCACCCACTGCGAGGTGGGGCTCCTGGCCAGTTGCGGcagcacagcccccaccccaggatgGCTTTGCTGGCCCTggcagaggaagggggaaggtGGCGCCCTGCAGGCATCAGCTCCTCTGCCTGCCCCTGGAAAGGGCACTGTCAGCAGGACCCTGGATCAGAGCA GACCCACCCTGGGGCTGCGCTGCCCAATGCCACCTTCTGCCTCATTCCTGGCCACCGTCCTGCTGCCTTGCACTTCCTCCACGCCCTGCAG GCTGGCTGCATCCCTGTGCTGCTCAGCCCTGGCTGGGAGCTGCCCTTCTCCGAGGTCATCGACTGGACCAAGGCAGCCATCGTAGCTGATGAGAGACTCTCGCTTCAG GTCCCGAGTGCCCTCCAGGAGATGCCCCCCACCCGGGTCCTCTCACTGCGCCAGCAGACCCAGCTTCTGTGGGATGCCTACTTCTCCTCAATCGAGAAGGTCATCTATACCACATTGGAG ATTATTCATGATCGGATCTTGGGTGCCTCTGCTCACCCCTCATTGCTGTGGAACAGCCCTCCAGGggctctcctggccctgcccatCTTTTCTACAAGCCCCTTGGACTTCCCCTTCTACCACCTACAACAGG GCTCTCAGCCTGCAGGCAGATTCAGCGCCCTGGTCTGGATGGGGGCTCTAAGCCAGCCCCCCCTGAAGCTCATCCAGGCGGTGGCAGACTCCAAACACTGTGCCCAG ATCTTGGTTTTCTGGAGCAGTGAGATGCCACCTCCACCCAGGTGGCCAGAGACAGCTGTGCCCTTGACTGTCATTAATGGACCCAGGAAG GTCAGTGAGCGCTTCCTACCCTACAGTGCCATCAACACTGATGCCATCCTCAGCCTTGATGCCCACAGCACACTTTCCACAAGTGAG GTAGACTTCGCTTTCGGGGTATGGCAGAGCTTTCCAGAGCGGCTGGTGGGCTTTCTGACCTGGAGCCACTTCTGGGATGAGGCCCGGGGTGGCTGGGACTACACAACGGAGAAGGCCAATGAATTCTCCATGGTGAGCACCTCAGCTGCCTTCTACCACAG GTATTATCACACCCTCTTCACTCACTCCCTGCCCAAGGCTCTGAGGACCCTGGCAGACCAGGAACCCTCCTGTGTGGATGTCCTAATGAACTTCCTGGTGGCAGAAGCCACCAAGCTGCCCCCCATCAAGGTGCCCTATGGGAGGCAGCTTCCCCCAGAGGCGAGACCTCTGATG GAGCCTGGGCTGGAACCGCTGCCCAACTGTGTCAACCAGGCGGCGGCAGGGTTCGGCCGCATGCCCCTGGTGTCCTCTCGCCTCCGTCTGGAACCAGTGCTCTACAAGGACCCGGTGTCCGTGCTGCGTAAGAAGTATCGTGACCTGGAGAAAACCTAG